The following proteins are encoded in a genomic region of Brachypodium distachyon strain Bd21 chromosome 1, Brachypodium_distachyon_v3.0, whole genome shotgun sequence:
- the LOC100844846 gene encoding F-box/kelch-repeat protein At1g55270, which yields MVESVSCYCRVDGGLKSVVNARKLVSGAKLCMQPDVKPNKRKSRSSRKERCRTQAPLLPGLPDDLAISCLMRVPRVEHPNLRLVCKRWSRLLSGNYYYSLRKKFGMAEEWVYVFKRDRDQKMSWHAFDPVHQLWKSLPPVPPEYSEATGFGCAVLSGCYLYLFGGKDPVRGSMRRVVFYNARTNKWHRAPDMLRKRHCFGSCVINNCLYVAGGECEGIHRTLRSAEVYNPNRNRWACITEMSTGMVPLVSVVYDGKWFLKGVDSHQQVVSEVYLPTFNMWSSTGTEMVAGWRNPSISFNGRLYSVDCRDGCKLRVYDGDTGLWTRVIDSRRHLSSSRASEAAALVSLNGKLCIIRNNMSITLVDVSDPTTVIEIDSARMFESFVRRGQHRSFIANLWSTIAGRQWKAHIIQAQVLQV from the exons ATG GTAGAGTCTGTGTCCTGCTACTGCAGGGTAGATGGAGGCCTTAAATCTGTTGTGAATGCCAGAAAGCTTGTCTCTGGTGCTAAGCTATGCATGCAACCTGATGTTAAACCGAACAAGCGCAAGTCAAGGAGCTCACGCAAGGAGAGGTGCCGAACTCAGGCGCCACTTCTGCCTGGCCTTCCTGATGACCTGGCAATTTCATGTCTGATGCGGGTTCCTCGAGTCGAGCACCCTAATCTTCGTTTGGTCTGTAAACGATGGAGCCGACTTTTATCTGGTAATTATTATTACTCATTGCGCAAGAAATTTGGCATGGCAGAAGAATGGGTTTATGTATTCAAAAGAGATCGTGATCAGAAGATGTCTTGGCATGCTTTTGATCCAGTGCACCAGCTCTGGAAGTCACTTCCTCCAGTTCCACCTGAGTATTCAGAAGCTACAGGCTTTGGTTGTGCTGTTCTCAGTGGCTGCTATTTGTACTTATTTGGTGGCAAAGATCCGGTACGAGGATCTATGAGGCGTGTTGTGTTTTATAATGCTCGGACAAACAAATGGCACCGGGCTCCAGATATGCTACGGAAGCGGCACTGCTTTGGCTCTTGTGTCATAAACAACTGCCTCTATGTTGCTGGCGGGGAGTGTGAAGGGATACACAGAACTCTAAGATCTGCCGAGGTTTACAATCCAAACAGGAATAGATGGGCTTGTATTACTGAAATGAGCACAGGAATGGTGCCTTTAGTATCAGTTGTATATGATGGCAAGTGGTTCCTAAAAGGAGTTGATTCTCATCAGCAGGTCGTGAGTGAGGTCTATCTGCCAACATTCAACATGTGGTCAAGCACTGGTACTGAAATGGTCGCGGGCTGGCGGAATCCAAGCATTTCCTTTAATGGTCGACTTTATTCAGTGGATTGCCGGGATGGCTGCAAGCTAAGAGTTTATGATGGGGACACGGGATTGTGGACAAGAGTCATTGACAGTAGGCGCCATCTGAGCAGCTCACGGGCTTCTGAAGCTGCAGCTTTGGTCTCATTGAATGGAAAGCTCTGCATTATCCGCAATAATATGAGCATCACACTTGTTGATGTTTCTGACCCAACAACAGTTATTGAGATTGACAGTGCCCGCATGTTCGAGAGTTTTGTCCGGAGGGGCCAGCACAGATCATTCATAGCAAACTTGTGGTCAACAATTGCAGGTCGTCAGTGGAAGGCCCACATTATCCAAGCCCAAGTGCTCCAAGTTTGA